One Burkholderiaceae bacterium DAT-1 DNA segment encodes these proteins:
- the fliR gene encoding flagellar biosynthetic protein FliR, with protein MFTITDAQFQSWLTMFMWPLVRVMAWFATDPWLSIGGVPRSIKTGFAVVLTIAIVPVLPPMPVVEVVSPMGIMILLQQVLIGLSLGYVTKLVFVAIELAGHTAGLQMGLGFASFYDPQHGATTAVMSQLYSLLTMLLFLVMDGHLLVLHTLIKSFSALPVAAAPFHGAGFKALVDAAGLVFHYGVILSLPTVAAVLITNLSIGVMSRAAPQLNVFAIGMPLTLGIGLGAMYFSLPAMAGLVHMLIEWAAKRGPEIAKVLAHG; from the coding sequence ATGTTTACGATTACGGATGCGCAATTTCAATCTTGGCTGACTATGTTCATGTGGCCGCTAGTACGGGTGATGGCCTGGTTTGCAACCGATCCCTGGCTGTCGATCGGGGGGGTACCTCGGTCGATTAAGACAGGCTTTGCCGTCGTGCTGACCATCGCCATCGTACCGGTATTGCCACCCATGCCTGTGGTCGAGGTCGTATCACCAATGGGCATCATGATTCTGTTGCAGCAGGTGCTCATCGGCCTATCACTCGGGTATGTGACCAAATTGGTGTTTGTGGCCATTGAACTGGCGGGTCATACCGCAGGCCTGCAAATGGGCCTCGGGTTTGCCAGCTTTTATGATCCGCAGCACGGGGCAACCACGGCAGTGATGTCCCAGCTCTACAGCCTGTTGACGATGCTCCTTTTTCTGGTGATGGATGGGCATTTACTGGTGCTACATACCCTGATCAAGAGCTTTTCTGCTTTGCCTGTCGCTGCTGCACCTTTTCATGGTGCTGGTTTCAAAGCGCTGGTGGATGCCGCCGGGCTGGTGTTCCATTACGGGGTGATTCTGTCCCTGCCAACCGTGGCTGCTGTCCTGATTACCAATCTTTCAATCGGGGTGATGTCCAGAGCTGCTCCTCAGCTCAATGTGTTTGCTATTGGTATGCCCCTCACGCTGGGTATTGGCTTGGGGGCAATGTACTTTTCACTGCCTGCCATGGCGGGCCTGGTGCATATGCTGATTGAGTGGGCGGCCAAACGGGGGCCGGAGATCGCCAAGGTGCTGGCGCACGGTTAG
- the fliM gene encoding flagellar motor switch protein FliM, whose translation MADDILSQEEVDALLRGVTGEEEEAEDALDAMGLRLYDIGRQERIVRGRMPTLEVINERFARNMRIGLFNFMRRSAEISVGPVRVQKYSEFIRNLVVPTNLNLIHMKPLRGTGLFIFDPDFVFLVVDNMFGSDGRYHVRVEGRDFTPTEQRIIQRLLEVVMEEYRKAWEPVFKTEFTYVRSEMNTQFANIATPTEVVVAFTFKIELGSGGGDFHVCFPYSMIEPLRDLLYSSMQADRMEADNRWLKLLSREIQNSDVQLVVSLGSADITLGDIVELKVGDVIGLEIPECIVGTVDGVPLIEGHYGTNRGQYAIQVERILTAPENLLLDDDDPLEELSDE comes from the coding sequence ATGGCAGATGACATTCTTTCGCAGGAAGAGGTTGATGCCCTCCTGCGGGGTGTAACAGGCGAGGAAGAAGAGGCCGAGGACGCGCTAGATGCGATGGGCTTGCGCCTGTACGACATCGGCCGTCAGGAGCGCATTGTCCGTGGCCGGATGCCGACGCTGGAAGTGATCAATGAGCGTTTTGCGCGGAATATGCGCATCGGTTTGTTCAATTTCATGCGCCGATCCGCTGAAATTTCGGTGGGGCCAGTACGCGTCCAGAAATACAGCGAATTTATCCGCAATCTGGTGGTGCCGACCAACCTGAATCTGATTCACATGAAGCCCTTACGGGGAACCGGGCTGTTTATTTTCGATCCGGACTTTGTGTTTCTGGTGGTAGATAACATGTTCGGGTCAGATGGCCGCTATCACGTCCGGGTGGAAGGCCGAGACTTCACGCCGACCGAGCAGCGGATTATCCAGCGGTTGCTGGAGGTGGTGATGGAAGAGTATCGCAAGGCGTGGGAGCCGGTTTTCAAGACCGAATTTACCTACGTCCGCTCGGAGATGAACACGCAGTTTGCCAATATCGCCACGCCAACCGAAGTGGTGGTGGCGTTTACCTTCAAGATTGAGTTGGGTTCGGGCGGCGGCGATTTTCACGTGTGTTTCCCCTATTCGATGATCGAGCCTTTGCGTGATTTGCTGTACAGCTCCATGCAGGCTGACCGCATGGAGGCTGATAATCGCTGGCTCAAATTGCTGTCGCGCGAAATTCAGAATTCAGATGTGCAACTGGTGGTATCGCTCGGCTCCGCAGACATCACGCTGGGCGATATTGTGGAATTAAAGGTAGGAGATGTTATCGGGCTGGAAATCCCGGAATGTATTGTTGGCACTGTGGATGGTGTTCCCTTGATTGAAGGACATTACGGTACCAATCGGGGTCAGTATGCCATTCAGGTCGAGCGAATTCTGACCGCCCCGGAAAATCTGCTGCTGGACGATGACGATCCGCTCGAGGAGCTCTCCGATGAGTAA
- a CDS encoding MFS transporter, with the protein MSHLNESSVARREYYAVLVLFFLLGVVYATWSARVPALRDALDLSPGALGTVLLGGGIGSVLSFPVSAFALARLGARKTALCSGAALLIVLVSLAIWPSWPLLMFGLLLSGVCASVFDVAINAMGAVAEKHAGRSIMSTLHAWFCVGTFAGALIGSAAAGSAISPLVHFAVVAAALYLPLAWAFRNLPSDEPDAARQSSTFVMPHGALILVGVIAFLGAISEGSLSSWIALFMRDAIHSGEAAAPLGYAVFAASMLLARLAGDKVRDSKGAGFVVGVGSLVAALGLLVAAVSSSFGMACAGFVAAGIGIAGVFPCIFSVAGKEGPAAIAAVATLGYSGGLMGPPVMGAVVASTGLRGGMIFLALVSMTVALTAMRARLLR; encoded by the coding sequence ATGAGTCATTTGAACGAATCCAGTGTGGCACGTCGGGAATACTACGCGGTTCTGGTTTTGTTTTTCCTTTTGGGGGTGGTGTACGCAACGTGGTCGGCACGCGTGCCGGCGTTACGTGACGCGCTGGATTTATCCCCCGGCGCACTAGGTACGGTATTGCTCGGAGGCGGGATTGGTTCGGTGTTGTCCTTTCCTGTGTCAGCATTTGCGCTGGCGCGTTTGGGGGCGAGAAAGACCGCGCTCTGTTCTGGTGCTGCTTTATTAATCGTTCTGGTGAGTCTGGCAATCTGGCCGAGCTGGCCTTTGTTGATGTTTGGCCTGCTGCTGAGCGGGGTGTGTGCCAGTGTATTTGACGTGGCCATTAATGCGATGGGTGCCGTGGCGGAAAAGCATGCGGGCAGATCCATCATGTCGACATTGCATGCATGGTTTTGCGTTGGAACATTTGCAGGTGCATTGATCGGCAGTGCTGCCGCCGGAAGTGCCATTTCGCCATTGGTACATTTTGCGGTGGTGGCGGCAGCCTTATATCTTCCGCTTGCATGGGCATTTCGCAATCTTCCCTCAGACGAACCGGATGCTGCCCGCCAGTCATCAACGTTTGTGATGCCCCATGGCGCATTGATTCTGGTCGGTGTGATTGCTTTTCTGGGGGCAATCAGCGAGGGTTCACTGAGTAGCTGGATTGCGCTTTTCATGCGCGATGCCATTCATTCGGGAGAAGCGGCTGCGCCCCTGGGATATGCGGTATTTGCGGCATCAATGTTGCTAGCCCGTCTGGCAGGGGATAAGGTACGAGACAGCAAAGGGGCTGGTTTCGTGGTCGGCGTGGGTAGTCTGGTAGCTGCGCTGGGGTTGTTGGTGGCCGCCGTCTCGTCAAGCTTTGGCATGGCATGTGCAGGATTTGTCGCGGCGGGTATCGGGATCGCGGGTGTGTTCCCTTGTATTTTTAGTGTTGCAGGTAAAGAAGGCCCCGCAGCCATTGCTGCCGTTGCAACGCTTGGTTACAGCGGTGGACTGATGGGCCCGCCGGTGATGGGGGCCGTGGTGGCGTCGACAGGATTACGTGGCGGGATGATATTTCTAGCGTTGGTGAGTATGACTGTTGCGCTGACCGCCATGCGAGCCCGCTTATTGCGTTGA
- the fliQ gene encoding flagellar biosynthesis protein FliQ has product MTPETVITLMQRAFEVLVMVGGPLLISGLLVGLTVSIFQAATQINEATLSFIPKLLVTFLVTVFAGPWMLQVLMDYTIRLFRSIPSMIG; this is encoded by the coding sequence ATGACGCCGGAAACCGTGATTACGCTGATGCAGCGCGCCTTTGAAGTGCTGGTAATGGTGGGTGGCCCTTTGCTCATCAGTGGTTTGCTTGTGGGTCTGACGGTCAGCATCTTTCAGGCTGCCACGCAAATCAACGAGGCGACACTGTCGTTTATACCCAAGCTGCTGGTGACCTTTCTGGTGACCGTATTTGCAGGTCCGTGGATGTTGCAGGTACTGATGGATTACACCATCCGCCTGTTTCGCAGTATTCCGAGCATGATTGGCTAG
- the fliP gene encoding flagellar type III secretion system pore protein FliP (The bacterial flagellar biogenesis protein FliP forms a type III secretion system (T3SS)-type pore required for flagellar assembly.): MRRLLPILVLASLMILPTFAADGIPLMTSKPAPGAGQSYTLTVQTLLFLTSLTFLPAILLMMTAFTRIVIVLSMLRQALGTMQAPPNQVIVGLSLFLTFFVMSPVFDKIWVDAYQPYSEDKISFNEAVERGAKPLKAFMIRQTRQKDLAFFIEVSNSAKPAGPEDISLKVLVPAYVTSELKTAFQIGFLVFIPFLIIDLVVASILMAMGMMMVSPVTIALPFKMMLFVLVDGWTLLIGSLVQSFYT; this comes from the coding sequence ATGAGGCGCCTGCTTCCGATTCTGGTGCTGGCTAGTCTGATGATACTGCCGACCTTTGCTGCGGACGGTATCCCCTTGATGACAAGTAAACCCGCGCCCGGAGCGGGGCAATCGTATACCCTCACCGTTCAGACGCTACTGTTTCTGACCTCCCTGACGTTTTTGCCCGCCATCTTATTGATGATGACGGCTTTTACGCGCATTGTGATTGTCCTGTCGATGCTACGCCAGGCTTTGGGCACCATGCAGGCTCCTCCCAATCAGGTGATTGTGGGCTTGTCTTTATTCCTCACCTTTTTCGTGATGTCGCCTGTATTCGACAAGATCTGGGTGGATGCCTATCAGCCTTATAGCGAAGACAAAATCAGCTTTAACGAAGCCGTGGAGCGTGGAGCCAAGCCGCTCAAAGCCTTCATGATCCGGCAAACCCGCCAGAAAGACCTCGCTTTTTTCATTGAGGTTTCCAATAGCGCCAAACCTGCGGGGCCGGAGGATATCAGTCTCAAGGTACTGGTTCCGGCCTATGTCACCAGCGAACTGAAAACAGCGTTTCAGATCGGGTTTCTGGTGTTTATCCCGTTTCTGATTATTGATCTGGTGGTCGCCAGTATCTTGATGGCGATGGGGATGATGATGGTGAGTCCAGTGACCATTGCCTTACCGTTCAAGATGATGCTGTTTGTACTGGTGGATGGCTGGACGCTATTAATCGGTTCGCTGGTTCAGAGTTTTTATACTTGA
- the fliO gene encoding flagellar biosynthetic protein FliO, with translation MTLALICVLGAIFATLWGMKRLQSRAMGDAAAVRVVSGVMVGQKERVVVVEVQDTWLVLGVTSSEVGLLHSLPKPASSPERETIQLTVPFSQRLSLAIRQMQKRESEEVEP, from the coding sequence ATGACGCTGGCGCTAATATGTGTCCTTGGTGCGATTTTCGCCACGCTCTGGGGGATGAAGCGTTTACAGAGCCGTGCGATGGGCGATGCGGCAGCTGTTCGTGTGGTGTCTGGCGTCATGGTCGGGCAGAAAGAACGTGTGGTTGTCGTTGAAGTGCAGGACACTTGGCTGGTTCTAGGGGTGACGAGCAGCGAAGTGGGCTTGTTGCACTCGCTGCCTAAACCTGCGTCCTCGCCTGAACGAGAGACCATTCAGCTAACCGTTCCATTCTCGCAGCGCCTGAGCCTGGCTATTCGCCAGATGCAGAAACGCGAGTCGGAAGAGGTGGAACCATGA
- a CDS encoding flagellar basal body-associated FliL family protein, whose amino-acid sequence MSDAKKSAPAPEAADAAPKPKKNTLLYVVIIVLILVILVGGALALYLIFSLSNTQNYSEAQQAATEHQAESEDEDKGHKKKKKEKKKGEHGDVPLFMKLDTFTVNLQGGNSVLQTEVNVQVADEKQQEVIKAYIPRLSSQILLILGSKKPEELTTVESRLKLMEEVKTTVNRVLGAKDEEDGVMSVEFKTFIIQ is encoded by the coding sequence ATGTCTGACGCAAAAAAAAGCGCGCCTGCTCCGGAAGCAGCTGACGCAGCACCCAAGCCCAAAAAGAACACCTTGCTGTATGTGGTGATCATTGTGCTGATTCTGGTCATCTTGGTCGGAGGGGCGCTTGCGCTATATCTGATATTTAGCCTCTCAAATACGCAGAATTACAGCGAGGCGCAACAAGCCGCCACGGAGCATCAGGCGGAGAGCGAAGATGAAGATAAAGGCCATAAGAAAAAGAAAAAGGAAAAAAAGAAGGGAGAGCACGGCGATGTGCCCTTATTCATGAAGCTCGATACCTTTACGGTGAATCTGCAGGGCGGCAATTCTGTACTTCAGACCGAGGTGAATGTACAGGTGGCTGACGAGAAACAGCAGGAAGTCATTAAGGCATATATCCCGCGCCTGAGCAGTCAGATCTTGCTGATTCTGGGCTCTAAAAAGCCAGAAGAACTGACAACGGTGGAGTCCCGACTCAAGCTGATGGAAGAGGTCAAAACGACCGTCAACCGGGTACTCGGGGCCAAGGATGAGGAAGATGGCGTGATGAGTGTCGAGTTCAAGACCTTCATCATTCAATAA
- a CDS encoding flagellar hook-length control protein FliK, with product MQASISVADGLKATQTSKAANAAFKLTGPQALEPTAFHAQLANVRSDAARNDTQHAPFKSAQPVSGQRGSAGTPVQANGRPAAAKQSVEQPEEPSSKDLPSGANSTSSQHPDEATGSHRSKVTGKSSKVQDNGAEDECAGVFSDASFIDQLRQSNGLTCVLERPPAIDQGTIDVENPYLEPEKGSEQTTVLADLMAQVSGLATVQVAPAQTVAESSAVELQSDVLGKQSGKATVLDAQAKVTPFEKMREVTLHAAQGDGMDGAALTSLPTDMVNRLSAATDQGGALAATQSHTLSSVQQSNSDLQVDAGFRATLSMMQQRGASAAVTPKATALDSQIAVPVGAEGWGQAIGQRVLMQVGEGRQQVEMQLNPLHLGPVSVKLSLEGNQASLTFVAAHESVQAALNAALPQLNHMLGDSGIQLAQAQVQLGQGQSQQQDQSDRQAGRRNGQGMRDDGVESAEASVRTRMMTIQAPGNVNLFV from the coding sequence ATGCAAGCATCTATCAGCGTGGCCGATGGCCTGAAAGCGACTCAGACCTCGAAGGCCGCCAATGCTGCATTCAAGCTGACGGGGCCGCAGGCATTGGAACCCACGGCATTTCATGCGCAGTTAGCGAATGTTCGCTCTGACGCTGCGCGAAATGACACGCAACACGCGCCGTTCAAGAGCGCCCAGCCGGTATCAGGTCAGCGCGGCAGTGCTGGCACCCCTGTTCAAGCGAACGGTCGTCCAGCGGCGGCTAAACAGAGTGTGGAACAGCCTGAGGAACCATCAAGTAAAGATCTACCATCTGGTGCCAATTCAACTTCCTCGCAGCATCCTGATGAAGCAACTGGCAGCCATCGAAGCAAGGTCACAGGCAAATCGAGCAAAGTACAGGACAACGGAGCGGAGGATGAATGCGCTGGAGTCTTTAGCGATGCGTCATTTATTGATCAGCTCAGGCAAAGCAATGGGTTGACCTGTGTGCTCGAGCGCCCACCTGCCATCGACCAAGGCACTATTGATGTCGAAAATCCATATCTGGAACCGGAAAAGGGCAGCGAACAGACAACCGTTCTGGCTGACTTGATGGCACAGGTGTCAGGTTTGGCAACCGTGCAGGTTGCGCCCGCCCAGACCGTGGCTGAATCATCAGCCGTTGAACTGCAGTCCGATGTATTGGGTAAGCAGAGTGGGAAGGCAACTGTACTGGATGCCCAGGCAAAGGTCACACCTTTCGAGAAAATGCGGGAGGTGACACTTCATGCGGCACAGGGTGACGGCATGGATGGCGCAGCGTTGACGAGTCTGCCGACCGACATGGTAAACAGACTCTCGGCGGCGACGGATCAAGGGGGGGCACTGGCGGCAACTCAGTCGCATACTTTGTCATCGGTCCAGCAAAGCAATTCGGATCTTCAGGTGGACGCAGGGTTCCGCGCGACACTGTCCATGATGCAGCAACGTGGCGCGTCCGCCGCCGTGACGCCAAAGGCGACGGCACTCGATAGCCAGATCGCGGTCCCCGTTGGCGCGGAAGGGTGGGGGCAGGCGATCGGTCAGCGGGTACTAATGCAGGTGGGCGAGGGGCGTCAGCAGGTGGAAATGCAGCTGAACCCGCTGCATCTGGGGCCAGTATCGGTGAAGTTGTCGCTGGAAGGTAATCAGGCCTCTCTGACGTTTGTTGCAGCACATGAAAGTGTACAGGCCGCCCTGAATGCGGCTTTACCCCAGCTGAACCATATGTTGGGCGATAGTGGTATCCAGCTTGCTCAAGCGCAAGTGCAGTTAGGCCAGGGGCAATCCCAGCAGCAGGATCAATCAGACCGACAAGCGGGACGCCGCAATGGCCAAGGTATGCGCGATGATGGTGTGGAAAGCGCGGAGGCATCTGTGCGAACCCGGATGATGACCATACAGGCACCCGGCAATGTCAACCTGTTTGTATGA
- a CDS encoding EAL domain-containing protein: MGTRLEQDKPLLLLVDDMPDNIHVLAAALKSHYRIKAATSGIHAQSILEVRDDQPELVILDVQMPGMSGIQLLRHIRDTPATLDLPVIMITADPDEQNHLDGLTLDADDFLIRPVAPAILKLRVHNLIRRHQDQIRLKIASHVFQSSGEGIVIADQHHIVTNVNPAYLRMTGFDKSEVLGLPSPVSPASNPELAHHSIHQQLETTGYWTGELEGQRKDGSAFPMMVTLGAVFNEGGDPAFYITNHVDISAIKEAQRQIEFIAHHDSLTKLPNRFHLQVYLDQALPIARRIGEQLAIIFLDLDRFKHINDSLGHAIGDLLLIEVAAVIRRCIRESDLVARLGGDEFVIALRGHDLYPAAASIADKFRRQMSQPFLIAGHELYTTASLGIAIYPDNADSIDTLMQHADTAMYSAKANGGNQFCFFAQDMNRFAQEILLLENRLHQAIVHHQLQLYYQPQFSLITGQLVGLEALLRWHDPLRGIILPDVFIPLAESSHLMTEIGLWALEQACQQAADWLKQGYDFGHMSVNVSPKQFAQMDILASVRHTLEQTGLPADRLKLEITETAVMNAPTEARHILHELRRLGVHIALDDFGTGYSSLAQLQHLPIDCLKIDKVFLYGIGQPSNGKEKTGVIAKAAIALAHALGCEVIAEGVETVAQREFLRHCGCDQAQGYLYAPPCHTNEVVRWLSNAP; this comes from the coding sequence ATGGGAACCCGCTTAGAACAGGACAAACCGCTCCTGCTACTTGTCGACGATATGCCCGACAATATACATGTGCTGGCAGCCGCCCTGAAATCACACTACCGCATCAAAGCGGCCACCAGCGGCATCCACGCACAATCCATTCTGGAAGTGCGTGATGATCAGCCCGAACTGGTGATTCTGGATGTACAGATGCCGGGGATGAGTGGGATACAGTTACTGCGCCATATCCGCGATACGCCAGCCACACTTGATTTGCCCGTTATCATGATCACCGCCGACCCCGATGAGCAAAATCATCTGGATGGATTAACGCTAGATGCCGACGATTTCCTGATTCGTCCGGTCGCGCCCGCCATTCTAAAGCTGAGAGTACATAATCTGATTCGACGCCATCAGGATCAGATTCGTCTCAAAATCGCGTCACATGTTTTTCAATCGAGCGGTGAAGGCATTGTGATTGCCGATCAGCACCACATCGTAACGAATGTGAACCCCGCATACTTGCGCATGACAGGATTCGACAAATCCGAAGTGCTGGGATTGCCGTCCCCGGTGTCACCCGCATCCAACCCCGAGTTGGCGCATCATTCGATACACCAGCAATTGGAAACCACAGGATACTGGACAGGTGAACTGGAGGGTCAGCGCAAGGATGGGAGCGCCTTCCCGATGATGGTCACCCTGGGCGCAGTTTTTAACGAGGGTGGAGATCCGGCGTTTTATATTACCAATCATGTGGACATTTCGGCCATTAAGGAAGCCCAGCGCCAGATTGAATTTATTGCGCATCATGACAGCCTGACCAAGCTTCCCAACCGCTTCCATCTGCAGGTTTATCTTGATCAGGCGCTTCCCATCGCCAGGCGTATCGGTGAACAACTTGCAATCATTTTCTTAGATCTCGACCGCTTCAAACACATCAATGATTCTTTAGGACATGCTATCGGTGACTTGCTGCTGATTGAGGTCGCAGCAGTGATCCGGCGCTGTATACGGGAATCTGATCTGGTTGCGCGACTAGGCGGCGATGAGTTCGTCATTGCATTGCGCGGGCATGATCTATATCCCGCAGCAGCCTCCATTGCCGACAAGTTCCGCAGGCAGATGTCACAGCCCTTTCTGATTGCAGGGCACGAGCTATACACCACCGCCAGTCTGGGCATCGCCATCTACCCAGATAATGCCGATAGTATCGACACCCTGATGCAGCATGCAGACACCGCCATGTATTCAGCGAAAGCCAATGGCGGCAATCAATTCTGTTTTTTTGCGCAGGATATGAATCGTTTTGCGCAGGAAATTTTGCTGCTGGAAAACCGGCTACATCAAGCCATCGTCCATCATCAGCTTCAACTGTACTATCAACCTCAGTTCAGCTTGATAACAGGGCAGCTTGTCGGACTCGAAGCACTATTGCGCTGGCATGATCCCCTACGCGGCATCATTCTGCCTGATGTGTTTATTCCGCTGGCCGAGTCCAGCCATTTAATGACTGAAATTGGACTGTGGGCACTTGAGCAGGCGTGCCAGCAAGCTGCCGACTGGTTGAAGCAAGGCTATGATTTCGGACACATGAGCGTCAATGTCTCTCCCAAGCAGTTTGCACAAATGGATATTCTGGCCAGCGTCAGGCATACGCTTGAACAAACTGGCCTGCCCGCAGACAGGCTCAAACTGGAAATCACCGAGACGGCTGTCATGAATGCGCCGACAGAAGCGCGCCATATCTTGCACGAGCTACGCAGGCTGGGTGTTCACATAGCTCTGGATGACTTTGGTACTGGTTATTCGTCGCTGGCGCAACTGCAACACCTGCCCATTGATTGCCTGAAAATCGACAAAGTATTTTTGTACGGAATCGGACAGCCTTCGAATGGGAAAGAAAAAACGGGGGTGATCGCAAAAGCGGCAATCGCGCTGGCGCATGCATTAGGATGCGAAGTCATTGCGGAAGGAGTGGAAACGGTGGCACAACGCGAATTTCTCAGGCATTGCGGGTGCGATCAGGCGCAGGGCTATCTATACGCGCCACCGTGTCATACAAATGAAGTCGTGCGATGGCTGTCAAATGCACCCTAA
- the fliN gene encoding flagellar motor switch protein FliN translates to MSNENEQGMDDWAAALAEQQAADASAMPAEETSNVAASQPAISAADIFQKFDASNAVPAQPTSIDMILDIPVSLTVELGRTKIAIRSLLQLAQGSVVELDGLAGEPMDVLVNGTLIAQGEVVVVNDKFGIRLTDIITPAERIRRLHR, encoded by the coding sequence ATGAGTAATGAAAACGAACAGGGAATGGACGACTGGGCAGCTGCGCTCGCGGAACAGCAAGCGGCAGATGCCAGTGCAATGCCGGCGGAAGAAACAAGCAATGTCGCAGCCTCGCAGCCTGCGATCTCTGCCGCTGATATCTTCCAGAAATTTGATGCGAGTAATGCGGTTCCCGCCCAGCCCACCAGTATCGACATGATTCTCGATATCCCGGTGAGCCTGACGGTTGAACTCGGGCGTACCAAGATTGCCATTCGCAGTCTGCTGCAATTGGCACAGGGCTCGGTGGTGGAGTTGGACGGGTTGGCAGGGGAACCAATGGATGTTCTGGTGAACGGCACGTTGATTGCACAGGGTGAAGTCGTGGTGGTGAATGACAAGTTTGGTATTCGTCTGACTGACATCATTACGCCAGCAGAGCGGATTCGCCGTTTGCATCGTTAA